One Cohnella candidum genomic region harbors:
- a CDS encoding carbohydrate ABC transporter permease → MFRLQTMPYPKKKQLYGLLFILPWAIGFVLFFAGPLVTSLKYAFHNMEMTPAGLKGKFIGWENFRYAIFKDPEFIREAANSFVNILYAVPLILVYALFVAVLLKNNFRGRGFMRAVAFLPVIIASGVLMDILKEDVFSQGMRGGVDSVYLFGGGGIEGVLTELGFGPKLIEVFNNVIARIFDLTWRSGVQVLLFLAGLHAISGDLYEASSVEGARPWEQFWKITLPMLTPIMLLNIVYTIIDTFTDYGNGVILMIYDTAFSQVRFGYSSALSWLYCLAIGLFLGIVYLLLRKRIVHSQD, encoded by the coding sequence ATGTTCAGACTGCAGACAATGCCCTATCCGAAAAAAAAGCAGCTATACGGACTGCTGTTCATCCTGCCGTGGGCGATCGGATTCGTGCTCTTCTTCGCCGGGCCGCTCGTGACGTCGTTGAAATACGCGTTCCACAACATGGAGATGACTCCGGCAGGGCTGAAGGGCAAGTTTATCGGTTGGGAGAACTTCCGGTACGCCATTTTCAAAGACCCCGAGTTCATTCGGGAAGCGGCGAATTCGTTCGTCAACATCCTGTACGCGGTACCCCTCATTCTCGTTTACGCCTTGTTCGTCGCCGTCCTGTTGAAAAACAATTTCCGCGGCAGGGGATTCATGCGTGCCGTCGCGTTCTTGCCGGTGATCATCGCGTCGGGCGTCCTGATGGACATTTTGAAGGAGGACGTCTTCTCGCAAGGCATGCGCGGCGGCGTCGATAGCGTCTACCTGTTCGGCGGGGGCGGGATCGAGGGAGTGCTGACGGAGCTCGGCTTCGGCCCGAAGCTGATCGAGGTGTTCAATAACGTGATCGCGAGGATCTTCGACCTGACCTGGCGTTCCGGCGTGCAGGTGCTGCTCTTCCTGGCCGGCTTGCATGCGATTTCCGGGGATCTGTACGAGGCTTCTTCGGTGGAAGGGGCGAGGCCGTGGGAGCAGTTCTGGAAAATCACGCTGCCGATGCTCACGCCGATCATGCTGCTCAACATCGTGTATACGATCATCGACACGTTCACGGATTATGGCAACGGCGTCATCCTCATGATTTACGATACGGCCTTCTCCCAGGTCCGGTTCGGGTACAGCAGCGCGCTGTCTTGGCTGTATTGCCTGGCGATCGGACTGTTCCTCGGCATCGTCTATCTGCTGCTGAGAAAGCGGATCGTCCACTCCCAGGATTAA
- a CDS encoding carbohydrate ABC transporter permease yields MIRAMKLAVKKHKESYLLMTPYMLFFLAFTILPVIICIVLGFTYFSMVDAPRFIGWHNYVRMFLDDDVFIIAVKNTLLFAFVTGPIGYLISFLVAWMINDMPRTLRSIATTIFYIPAIAAPSVYPMWFQVFSPDEYGYVNSFLIRLGVIDHPIAWLLDPKYMMGVLILIQLWLSLGISFLAFIAGLQTIDKSLYEAGVMDGIKNRFQELWYITLPSMVPQLVFGAVMQIVASFSVADVSIELAGFPSTDYAAETIVTHLRDYLNIRYELGYTSAISVVLFLMMVFSSRLTTKLLHKVGS; encoded by the coding sequence ATGATCAGAGCCATGAAACTGGCCGTCAAGAAGCACAAGGAAAGTTACTTGCTGATGACTCCGTATATGCTGTTTTTCCTTGCATTCACGATTTTGCCGGTCATCATCTGCATCGTTCTCGGCTTCACCTACTTCAGCATGGTAGATGCGCCGCGGTTCATCGGATGGCACAACTACGTCCGTATGTTCCTCGATGACGACGTGTTCATCATCGCCGTTAAAAACACGCTGCTGTTCGCCTTCGTTACCGGACCGATCGGGTACCTGATCAGCTTCCTGGTCGCGTGGATGATCAACGACATGCCGCGGACGCTGAGATCGATCGCCACCACGATCTTCTACATCCCGGCGATCGCGGCGCCGTCCGTATATCCCATGTGGTTCCAGGTGTTCAGCCCGGACGAATACGGGTACGTCAATTCGTTCCTCATCCGCCTCGGCGTCATTGACCATCCGATCGCCTGGCTGCTCGACCCCAAATACATGATGGGAGTCCTGATCCTCATCCAACTTTGGCTCAGCCTCGGCATCAGCTTCCTGGCGTTCATCGCGGGTTTGCAAACGATCGACAAAAGCTTGTACGAAGCCGGCGTCATGGACGGGATCAAAAACCGGTTCCAGGAGCTGTGGTACATTACGCTGCCGTCCATGGTCCCGCAGTTGGTGTTCGGAGCCGTCATGCAGATCGTCGCTTCCTTCAGCGTGGCGGACGTATCCATCGAGCTGGCCGGTTTCCCAAGCACGGATTACGCCGCCGAGACGATCGTCACCCACTTGCGGGACTATCTGAATATCCGTTATGAGCTCGGCTACACCTCCGCGATTTCGGTCGTGCTGTTCCTCATGATGGTGTTCTCCAGCCGGCTTACGACAAAGCTGCTGCACAAAGTCGGATCGTAA
- a CDS encoding DUF5696 domain-containing protein: MNMKWTVAAIAAGGIAIAAIFGLRAFGGTDREEPVKSAAAAAVKPAPVHGQAGQVVRAARTSRLALDFRTDTAEIKVTDLASGAVWTSNPVDRDADSIAKGVKKQDLNAQLLLDYVDPQNKPFQLNNFTGSVKSGTFTWKPIASGIEVDFEFPQAGFVIPVQYSLKDDGFVATVAADRIEQQGKYRLVNVNLLPFFGAGGLKDEGYLFVPDGSGALIRFNNGKSLYKSYDDRVYGGDLAVDRPEAHETKEDIRIPVFGLKRGASAYVAVIHKGSYQAGITASVSRKNNQYNAVSSYLNLLEFETNVLMEGTANEKTVVRASASTAGGQPFEVRYYFLNGDKADYAGMAERYRQYLTEEQGVKPFDWPKAGQLPLMLEIIGGVKKRDTFLGIPYTTVEALTSFDDLRRMTDRLIGKGIRTIGIRYEGWTSGGMKDEVPTSPDAETALGGNKSFRKLASDLKQKGVAFYPAVDPVQLYENGNGFNKFMDAAKNISRAPALIRSYLLSTGAKDRNVRPWYLLKPESVREAVGRYSESARKKGIGRTAYQSIGSMVYSDFRKRMLSKNETGRIWEESLKTAASRSEGLSFDHANAYAFSSAENVTDVPLYSSRYDVEDDSVPFYSIALSGLIPAYSEPINLAGNTRAYLLKLIETGTFPAYRFVAGDGSRLIGTEFDGLYSGGFEPWFDDVAAEYRELDEALRPILGQPIVDHDQIAEGVYRTVFANGKTAAVNYTDKTATVDGEPVEPNGYRIR; the protein is encoded by the coding sequence ATGAACATGAAATGGACCGTCGCGGCCATCGCTGCCGGAGGGATCGCGATCGCCGCCATCTTCGGGTTACGGGCCTTCGGCGGCACCGACCGGGAAGAACCCGTCAAATCCGCGGCAGCGGCAGCCGTAAAGCCGGCTCCCGTTCACGGCCAAGCAGGGCAAGTCGTACGGGCGGCTCGAACGTCGCGGCTGGCGCTTGATTTCCGCACCGACACGGCGGAAATCAAGGTCACCGACCTCGCGTCGGGCGCCGTGTGGACCAGCAATCCGGTCGACCGGGACGCGGATTCCATCGCCAAGGGCGTCAAGAAGCAGGATTTGAACGCGCAGTTGCTGCTGGATTACGTGGATCCGCAGAACAAACCGTTCCAACTGAACAATTTCACGGGAAGCGTCAAAAGCGGCACGTTCACCTGGAAGCCGATCGCAAGCGGAATCGAAGTCGACTTCGAGTTCCCGCAGGCCGGCTTCGTCATCCCGGTCCAATACAGCCTGAAGGACGACGGTTTCGTTGCGACGGTTGCAGCCGACCGCATCGAACAGCAGGGCAAATACCGCTTGGTGAACGTGAACCTGCTGCCGTTCTTCGGGGCCGGCGGATTAAAGGATGAAGGGTATCTGTTCGTTCCGGACGGCAGCGGAGCGTTGATCCGTTTCAACAACGGAAAAAGCTTGTATAAAAGCTACGACGACCGGGTGTACGGCGGCGACCTTGCGGTTGACCGACCGGAAGCGCACGAGACGAAGGAAGACATCCGGATTCCGGTTTTCGGCCTGAAACGAGGCGCCAGCGCCTACGTCGCCGTCATCCATAAAGGTTCGTACCAAGCGGGCATCACCGCATCGGTCAGCCGCAAAAACAACCAATATAATGCCGTTTCGAGTTATCTCAACCTGTTGGAATTCGAGACGAACGTGCTGATGGAAGGAACCGCGAACGAGAAAACGGTCGTCCGTGCTTCTGCGTCGACCGCGGGCGGTCAACCTTTCGAAGTCCGCTACTACTTTCTGAACGGCGATAAAGCCGACTACGCGGGCATGGCGGAAAGGTACCGCCAATATTTGACGGAAGAGCAGGGCGTGAAGCCGTTCGATTGGCCGAAGGCCGGACAGCTGCCGCTCATGCTTGAGATTATCGGCGGCGTAAAGAAACGGGATACGTTCCTCGGTATTCCTTACACGACCGTCGAAGCGCTCACTTCGTTCGACGATCTGCGCCGCATGACGGACCGGTTAATCGGCAAAGGGATCCGAACGATCGGCATCCGTTACGAAGGCTGGACTTCCGGAGGGATGAAGGACGAAGTCCCGACGTCGCCGGATGCGGAAACAGCGCTCGGCGGCAACAAATCCTTCCGCAAGCTCGCGTCGGATCTGAAACAGAAGGGAGTCGCCTTCTACCCCGCGGTCGATCCCGTCCAGCTGTACGAAAACGGAAACGGCTTTAACAAATTCATGGATGCCGCCAAAAACATCAGCCGCGCGCCGGCTCTCATTCGTTCTTACCTGCTCAGCACGGGTGCCAAGGACCGGAATGTAAGGCCGTGGTACCTGCTGAAGCCGGAATCCGTCCGGGAAGCGGTAGGCCGGTATTCCGAATCCGCGCGGAAGAAAGGCATCGGAAGAACCGCTTACCAATCGATCGGCTCCATGGTCTATTCCGATTTCCGGAAGCGGATGCTCTCCAAGAACGAAACCGGGCGCATTTGGGAAGAGAGCCTGAAAACCGCCGCTTCGCGCAGCGAAGGCCTCTCGTTCGACCATGCGAACGCGTATGCGTTCTCCAGCGCGGAGAACGTGACGGACGTTCCGCTCTATTCCAGCCGCTACGACGTAGAGGACGATTCGGTCCCTTTCTATAGCATCGCGCTGAGCGGATTGATACCGGCATACAGCGAGCCGATCAATCTGGCGGGGAATACCCGGGCGTACTTGCTCAAGCTGATAGAGACAGGCACTTTTCCAGCGTACCGGTTCGTCGCGGGGGACGGCAGCCGCCTCATCGGAACGGAATTCGACGGCCTGTACAGCGGCGGTTTCGAACCGTGGTTCGATGATGTTGCCGCGGAATACCGGGAACTTGACGAAGCTCTTCGGCCGATCCTGGGCCAGCCTATCGTCGACCATGACCAAATCGCCGAAGGGGTTTACCGGACCGTCTTCGCGAACGGGAAAACCGCAGCGGTCAATTATACGGATAAGACCGCCACGGTGGACGGCGAGCCTGTCGAGCCGAACGGTTATCGGATCCGCTAG
- a CDS encoding carbohydrate ABC transporter permease → MLAALRKKTGSKARRSYTGNAIVFSFIGVLALLSALPLIYTFINSIKPIDELFQFPPKFTVSRPTFDSYRELYQLASTMWVPLSRYLFNTLFVATAGTLFHALFSSMAAYPLAKHQFPGKNAVFSVIVMGLMFVPAVTFMPLFVIMSETKLLNTYAAMIFPGIGLSLGLFLMKQFIEQLPDAILEAARIDGASEFRTFFAIVLPNAAPAIMTVILFQFTQMWNFTQTDLIFSESLKTLRAALDQIVPKGDPILRAGPGSAASVILMLPPIALFILIQRKVVETMTFAGIK, encoded by the coding sequence ATGCTGGCTGCTTTACGCAAAAAAACCGGATCCAAGGCGCGCCGTTCCTACACCGGCAACGCGATCGTCTTTTCCTTCATCGGAGTGTTGGCGCTGCTGTCGGCGCTGCCGTTGATTTACACGTTCATCAACTCGATCAAGCCGATCGACGAGCTCTTCCAGTTCCCGCCTAAGTTTACCGTGTCCCGGCCGACGTTCGACAGTTACCGGGAGCTGTATCAACTGGCCTCGACGATGTGGGTGCCCTTGTCGCGGTACTTGTTCAACACGCTGTTCGTGGCGACGGCGGGAACGCTGTTCCACGCGCTGTTCTCTTCGATGGCCGCCTATCCGCTGGCGAAACATCAATTTCCGGGCAAAAACGCCGTTTTCTCCGTCATCGTGATGGGGCTCATGTTCGTGCCGGCCGTCACCTTCATGCCGCTGTTCGTCATCATGAGCGAGACGAAGCTGCTCAACACGTACGCGGCGATGATCTTTCCCGGCATCGGCCTGTCTCTTGGGCTGTTCCTGATGAAGCAATTCATCGAGCAGCTGCCGGACGCCATTCTCGAAGCGGCCAGAATCGACGGCGCCAGCGAGTTCCGGACCTTTTTCGCCATCGTTCTGCCGAATGCCGCGCCTGCGATCATGACGGTCATCCTGTTCCAGTTCACGCAGATGTGGAACTTCACGCAGACCGACCTCATTTTCAGCGAATCCCTCAAAACGCTGCGGGCGGCGCTCGACCAGATCGTTCCGAAGGGCGATCCGATTTTGAGGGCGGGGCCCGGATCGGCAGCTTCCGTCATCCTGATGCTGCCGCCGATCGCGTTGTTCATCCTCATCCAGCGCAAAGTCGTGGAAACGATGACTTTTGCCGGTATCAAGTGA
- a CDS encoding carbohydrate ABC transporter permease, whose protein sequence is MNARLQGIWNKRLRTPIVSAIRYAVLAVLAYQLLYPLLYMLSMALRRPEEVTDPSVIWIPKTFSLQNFTDTLRVMDFWDAFANSMYVGVGCGLLDVVSCAFVAYGFARFRFPFSNVLFALVILTLVVPVQTIILPLYADMKYFDAFGLMKLWSAVTGGPGSISLIGKYASFYLPSLFAMGLRSGLYIFIFRQFFAGMPKELEDAAYVDGYGPFKTFFRIMLPNAKNAVITVFLFSFVWHWNEYYLSNLWLGNLKKNFAIALSSLRVDLQSVVNVQTISDPLVVLTRIQAGALLSILPLLVLYLVTQRYFTDSVEHVGIK, encoded by the coding sequence TTGAATGCACGCTTACAGGGAATTTGGAACAAACGCCTTCGGACCCCCATCGTTTCCGCCATCCGCTACGCGGTTCTGGCCGTTCTGGCTTATCAACTGCTGTATCCGCTTCTGTACATGCTCAGCATGGCGCTCCGGCGGCCGGAGGAGGTAACGGATCCCAGCGTCATCTGGATTCCGAAAACATTCTCGCTGCAAAATTTCACCGACACGCTTCGCGTCATGGACTTCTGGGACGCATTCGCGAACAGCATGTACGTCGGGGTCGGCTGCGGGCTGTTGGACGTCGTCTCCTGCGCCTTCGTCGCGTACGGATTCGCGCGCTTCCGGTTTCCGTTCTCGAACGTATTGTTCGCCCTCGTCATCCTGACGCTGGTCGTACCCGTGCAGACGATCATTCTTCCGCTGTACGCGGACATGAAGTATTTCGACGCGTTCGGTTTGATGAAGCTGTGGTCCGCCGTCACGGGAGGGCCTGGCTCTATCAGTCTGATCGGCAAATACGCGTCCTTCTACCTGCCGTCGCTGTTCGCGATGGGACTGCGGTCGGGGCTGTACATTTTCATCTTCCGGCAGTTTTTCGCCGGCATGCCCAAAGAATTGGAAGACGCGGCTTACGTGGACGGATACGGCCCGTTCAAGACGTTCTTCCGCATCATGCTGCCGAATGCCAAAAACGCGGTCATTACCGTCTTCCTGTTCTCTTTCGTCTGGCATTGGAACGAATATTACCTCTCCAACCTTTGGCTGGGCAATCTCAAGAAAAATTTCGCCATCGCTTTGTCGTCGCTGAGGGTCGACCTGCAATCGGTCGTCAACGTGCAGACGATCAGCGATCCGCTCGTCGTGCTGACGCGAATCCAAGCCGGCGCGCTGCTCTCGATTCTGCCGCTCCTCGTGCTATACCTCGTTACGCAGCGATATTTCACGGACAGCGTGGAGCATGTAGGGATCAAGTGA
- a CDS encoding extracellular solute-binding protein, with protein sequence MKKKWIWIWTSASLLAALLILCATVAFSFREKPAAAAAEYAAENAAMPKDGIVAGAAEISSVDNAAPVLLPEGEGRRGVLEWKEGQTVQWNVDVPEDSEYELSFGYFPLEGTGQDLEFGLAVDGKELSERQVPFRLNRAWKDEPGPLRRNNGNDLRPKQSEAGVWLESKVRSAEDLSDSDLRMKLSKGRHVIRLTGIRESALLDYLLLKKPVDPAPYAEYKAALKPAVQTVRAKETVASIEAEHAYLKSDSGLFPTVDRTSPLTTPYHPTKIRINTIGAANWDIAGQWISWKFEIPEDGAYKIGVRYRQNKLKGAFSTRKVYVDGEVPFKELSEVRFPNRSGWNIKELGDDTGEPFLVYLTKGTHELKMEVTLGEMAPFLQAVQDIVYKLNDQYRKIIMITGVKPDPYRDYDLQKSIPGLLPALESLRDEMKTRSDQLTEMNGQMNQGSRALLQLSRQLDGFIDRPDSIPKKLETYINDVAGLSDWIINARYQPLEVDRIYVAGAKAERPRAEANFTDKLVHEIRSFAGSFFENYDSLGTEEKAGGKTIEVWVGAGRDQAYVVKRLIDEAFTPATGIQVKVNLVRNALVVGVMAGKGPDVNLFTRRGEAMDLAIRGALSPLDTLTGFEDMKKQYMPSAFEPYRFEGHTYAVPDEQEFFMMFYREDILKDLGLEPPRTWDDVMKIAPVLQNNNLQIGLPYENLDAGQLKDRGIGTLNLFPSLLMQNGINLYSDAHDRTRLDEPKAAEAFKTWTDFYKLYDYPLYKSDYYRFRTGQMPVVIASYKLYNQLSVAAPEIAGNWKMVPIPGIKQPDGSVNRTSAATGTSAIILKSAKDQASAWTFMQWWNSADIQSRYAKELENETGRIGRKLPANLEAFRRSKWGTEEQRTLLEQWKEVREVPELPGSYYTTRSLDNAFRGVVFEWKNPRESLNYWNKQINEEIERKRIEFGVKR encoded by the coding sequence GTGAAGAAGAAATGGATATGGATTTGGACATCGGCAAGCCTGCTCGCCGCGCTTCTCATCCTCTGCGCAACGGTCGCGTTCTCTTTCCGCGAAAAGCCGGCTGCGGCGGCTGCCGAATACGCGGCGGAAAATGCGGCGATGCCGAAGGACGGAATCGTGGCCGGCGCCGCGGAGATTTCCTCCGTCGACAACGCTGCCCCTGTCCTGCTGCCGGAAGGGGAAGGCCGCCGGGGCGTACTGGAATGGAAAGAAGGACAAACGGTCCAGTGGAACGTCGACGTGCCGGAAGATTCCGAGTATGAGCTCTCTTTCGGATACTTCCCGCTCGAAGGCACGGGGCAGGATCTTGAATTCGGCCTCGCCGTCGACGGAAAGGAACTCTCGGAGCGGCAGGTGCCGTTCCGCCTGAATCGCGCGTGGAAAGACGAGCCGGGACCGCTTCGGCGCAACAACGGCAACGATCTGAGACCTAAGCAATCGGAAGCCGGCGTTTGGCTGGAATCGAAAGTGCGAAGCGCGGAGGATTTAAGCGATTCCGATCTCCGGATGAAACTGTCGAAAGGACGACACGTCATACGGCTCACCGGTATTCGGGAATCCGCGCTGCTGGATTACTTGCTGCTGAAGAAACCGGTCGACCCGGCGCCGTATGCGGAATATAAGGCCGCCTTGAAACCGGCGGTGCAAACCGTCCGGGCGAAGGAGACCGTGGCGAGCATCGAAGCCGAACATGCGTACCTGAAATCGGATTCGGGGCTCTTCCCGACCGTCGACCGTACGAGTCCTCTCACCACGCCTTACCATCCGACTAAAATCCGCATAAACACGATCGGCGCGGCGAACTGGGATATCGCCGGGCAATGGATATCATGGAAATTCGAAATCCCGGAGGACGGCGCGTACAAGATCGGCGTGCGCTACCGCCAGAACAAGCTGAAAGGCGCGTTCTCGACCCGAAAAGTGTATGTCGACGGAGAGGTCCCGTTTAAAGAACTGAGCGAAGTCCGCTTTCCGAACCGTTCGGGTTGGAACATCAAGGAGCTGGGTGACGACACCGGGGAGCCGTTTCTCGTTTACCTGACCAAGGGGACCCACGAGCTGAAGATGGAAGTGACGCTCGGAGAGATGGCGCCGTTTCTGCAGGCGGTACAGGACATCGTTTACAAGCTGAACGACCAGTACCGGAAAATCATCATGATCACGGGCGTGAAGCCCGATCCCTACCGGGACTACGACCTCCAGAAAAGCATCCCGGGTCTGTTGCCGGCACTCGAATCGCTGAGGGACGAAATGAAAACCCGATCCGATCAGCTCACGGAAATGAACGGCCAGATGAACCAAGGCTCCCGCGCGCTGTTGCAGCTGTCTCGCCAGCTGGACGGGTTCATCGACCGGCCGGATTCGATCCCGAAGAAGCTGGAGACCTACATCAACGACGTTGCCGGCCTGTCGGACTGGATCATCAACGCCCGCTACCAGCCTCTTGAGGTGGACCGTATTTACGTGGCCGGCGCGAAGGCCGAGCGGCCGAGGGCGGAAGCGAACTTCACGGATAAGCTCGTGCACGAAATCCGTTCCTTCGCGGGGTCCTTTTTCGAAAATTACGACAGTCTCGGGACGGAAGAGAAAGCCGGCGGCAAAACGATCGAGGTGTGGGTGGGAGCCGGACGCGACCAAGCGTACGTAGTGAAACGGTTGATCGACGAAGCCTTCACGCCCGCCACCGGCATTCAGGTGAAAGTCAATCTGGTCCGCAACGCGTTGGTCGTCGGGGTGATGGCCGGCAAAGGGCCTGACGTCAACCTGTTCACCCGCCGGGGTGAAGCGATGGATTTGGCGATCCGTGGAGCGTTAAGCCCGCTCGATACGCTGACGGGTTTCGAGGACATGAAGAAACAATACATGCCCTCGGCGTTCGAGCCTTACCGATTCGAGGGCCATACTTACGCGGTGCCGGACGAGCAGGAATTTTTCATGATGTTTTATCGTGAAGACATTTTGAAGGATCTCGGATTGGAGCCGCCGCGAACTTGGGACGACGTGATGAAAATCGCTCCGGTGCTGCAGAACAACAATCTCCAGATCGGGCTGCCTTATGAGAATCTCGACGCGGGCCAGTTGAAAGACCGGGGCATCGGCACGTTGAACTTGTTCCCGTCGCTGCTCATGCAGAACGGAATCAACCTATACAGCGACGCCCATGATCGGACCCGGCTCGACGAACCGAAGGCAGCCGAAGCGTTCAAGACTTGGACGGATTTCTACAAGCTTTATGATTATCCGCTGTATAAGAGCGACTATTACCGTTTCCGGACCGGTCAGATGCCTGTCGTCATCGCCTCCTACAAGCTGTACAACCAGCTGTCCGTTGCCGCTCCGGAAATCGCGGGCAATTGGAAAATGGTGCCGATTCCGGGCATCAAACAGCCGGACGGTTCCGTCAACCGAACGTCGGCGGCGACAGGAACATCGGCGATCATTCTGAAAAGCGCGAAGGACCAGGCGTCGGCCTGGACGTTCATGCAGTGGTGGAACTCGGCGGACATCCAGAGCCGGTACGCGAAGGAGCTGGAGAACGAAACGGGGCGGATCGGCCGCAAGCTGCCCGCCAACCTGGAGGCGTTCCGGCGGAGCAAATGGGGGACGGAAGAACAGAGGACGCTTCTGGAACAGTGGAAGGAAGTTCGGGAAGTGCCTGAGCTGCCGGGCAGCTACTATACGACCCGCAGCCTCGACAACGCATTCCGCGGCGTCGTGTTCGAATGGAAGAATCCCCGCGAGAGCTTGAACTACTGGAATAAGCAAATCAACGAAGAGATCGAGCGCAAGCGGATCGAGTTTGGGGTGAAACGATGA
- a CDS encoding YIP1 family protein: MKNKLAFLAMALAFAIPAAVPAPVSAEAPYQAYAYDEWNHSKASPNGYLPERIYSGLDAGSGPFSEPQDLFVDGTDRIYVADSGNGRIVVLDDRFREVDSISEVRWQGKKLPLKHPTGIFAAEDGRLYVADQDRVLRLNANKEAELVIEKPRHPLIPADFKFKPLKVAADAAGRIYVLSEGQFFGLMQFDPKGEFMGYFGSNKVEVTPYVVLETFWKSILTKAQREGMAKLLPIEYSNLDVGKDGFVYTTTIVSQNSREEIKKLNPLGNNVLTGENGIGDFGDKETAMKKGVKQDTSFVDLAVHPDGFIAGLDRTRGRVFEYDGDGNAVAVFGGLGNQQGTFQQPAAVAYLGDDLLVLDSGKRSITQFAPTEYGRTVHEAVKLYNQGLYKEAAAVWRDASKRDLNNRQAYVGIAKALENEEKYAEALPFFKLGADRGAYSDDYGQIRIRSVRSHMPLIMTLLGVLLFGYYGAKWYRFIAGPNRRTRLAKRPVLFRKKMNPFRALLHPFDAFYAVKAEGKGSLLFAGAIVAVFFLASVFHRQNTGFIFNPHDLNDLNVLLIAAKTVVLYALWVACNWAVATWMEGEGKASEIAIVSAYSIIPYVAGLILTTLLSNVLVKEEGVFLPYVTAVSLLWSGVLMLVGLLTIHDYGFVRTLRSVALTFAAMGIAVFLATLFYTLFQQAYVFASTIYNELLFRI; encoded by the coding sequence ATGAAAAACAAACTCGCTTTCCTCGCCATGGCTCTCGCCTTCGCGATTCCGGCAGCCGTACCGGCTCCCGTAAGTGCGGAAGCGCCATATCAAGCCTATGCGTACGACGAATGGAACCATTCGAAAGCATCGCCGAACGGCTATTTGCCTGAACGGATCTATAGCGGCCTCGATGCCGGCAGCGGGCCCTTCTCAGAGCCGCAGGATCTTTTCGTCGACGGAACGGACCGGATTTACGTCGCCGATTCCGGCAACGGCCGCATCGTGGTCCTCGACGATCGGTTCCGCGAGGTCGACAGCATCTCGGAGGTGAGGTGGCAGGGTAAAAAACTGCCGCTGAAGCATCCGACCGGCATCTTTGCCGCGGAAGACGGCAGGCTTTACGTGGCCGACCAAGACCGCGTTCTGCGCTTGAATGCGAATAAAGAGGCAGAACTCGTCATCGAAAAACCGAGACATCCGCTCATCCCCGCAGACTTCAAGTTCAAACCGCTTAAGGTTGCCGCGGACGCGGCCGGCAGAATTTACGTGCTGTCGGAGGGCCAGTTTTTCGGTTTGATGCAGTTTGACCCGAAGGGCGAATTCATGGGCTACTTCGGCAGCAACAAGGTCGAAGTCACTCCTTACGTCGTTCTCGAGACGTTCTGGAAAAGCATTCTGACGAAAGCGCAGCGGGAAGGGATGGCCAAGCTGCTCCCGATCGAATACTCCAACCTGGATGTCGGGAAGGACGGATTCGTGTATACGACAACCATCGTCTCCCAGAACTCGCGCGAAGAAATCAAAAAGCTGAACCCCCTGGGCAATAACGTGCTGACCGGGGAGAACGGCATCGGCGATTTCGGCGACAAAGAGACCGCCATGAAGAAAGGGGTCAAGCAGGACACCTCTTTCGTGGATTTGGCGGTTCACCCCGACGGTTTCATCGCGGGGTTGGACCGGACGCGGGGCCGCGTGTTCGAATACGACGGGGACGGGAACGCGGTTGCCGTGTTCGGAGGACTCGGTAACCAGCAAGGTACTTTCCAGCAGCCCGCCGCTGTCGCCTATCTGGGAGATGACTTGCTCGTACTGGATTCGGGCAAGCGCAGCATTACCCAGTTCGCGCCGACCGAATACGGCCGCACGGTGCACGAAGCCGTGAAGCTGTACAACCAAGGCTTGTACAAGGAGGCTGCCGCGGTTTGGCGAGATGCGTCCAAGCGCGACCTGAACAATCGTCAGGCTTACGTCGGCATCGCCAAAGCGCTGGAGAACGAGGAGAAATACGCCGAGGCGCTTCCGTTCTTCAAGCTTGGAGCCGATCGAGGTGCTTACTCCGACGATTACGGCCAAATCCGGATCCGCAGCGTCCGCAGCCATATGCCGCTGATCATGACACTGCTGGGCGTGCTGCTATTCGGTTATTACGGCGCCAAATGGTACCGGTTCATCGCCGGGCCTAACCGCCGGACGCGTCTAGCGAAACGTCCCGTGCTTTTCCGTAAAAAGATGAACCCGTTCCGGGCGCTGCTCCATCCGTTCGACGCCTTCTACGCCGTGAAAGCGGAAGGGAAAGGCTCCCTCCTCTTTGCCGGAGCGATCGTCGCGGTGTTCTTCCTCGCCAGCGTGTTCCATCGGCAGAATACGGGTTTCATATTCAACCCGCATGATTTGAACGACTTGAACGTGCTCCTCATCGCGGCCAAAACCGTCGTGCTGTACGCCCTGTGGGTTGCCTGCAACTGGGCGGTCGCCACTTGGATGGAAGGGGAGGGCAAAGCATCGGAAATCGCGATCGTCAGCGCTTACTCCATCATTCCATACGTTGCCGGACTTATCCTGACAACGCTGCTCAGCAATGTATTGGTCAAGGAGGAGGGCGTGTTCTTGCCCTACGTTACGGCGGTTTCCCTCCTGTGGAGCGGCGTGCTCATGCTCGTCGGCCTGTTGACGATTCACGATTACGGCTTCGTGCGGACGCTCCGTTCCGTCGCGCTGACGTTCGCGGCGATGGGCATCGCCGTCTTCCTGGCTACGCTTTTCTACACGCTGTTCCAGCAAGCCTACGTCTTCGCGTCCACGATCTACAACGAATTGTTGTTCCGAATCTAA